The following is a genomic window from Meriones unguiculatus strain TT.TT164.6M chromosome 7, Bangor_MerUng_6.1, whole genome shotgun sequence.
aagccATGTTGGCTTCAAAACTGTAAGGAGGGAAAAGCCGATcaatgtttgctttgctttgggtaTGTGTTAGTGAAACTGTTTACTAGCAGACATGCACAAAATGATTATTTTTGATAGAGTCATAAATAGCAATATATGCGACATTTCCCCAAcagctaataataaaaaaaaaaacacgtaaaACAATGCACTCTGTACATGTAAAATAAACTTTAGCAAATATAAACgaaggaaaaaacaagatatattccaaaggatgatttttttctccccccAGTATTGGGGATTGAGCCCAAGGCCTCAGACATAAAACAcgattttgttgttttaagacaagatctctGTAAATAGCCCCGGCTGTCTTGGAAtccactctgtacaccaggctgaccaCAAACACAGAGAtgggcctgcctctgccgcccaagtgctgggatcaaaggtgtgcgccaccatgctgGGGTGGAACATGATTTTTAAATACAGCTGCAGCTAAGTTACAAattaaacaataatttaaaaatcagtacCAAAACTGAACTGAAAAACCCCAGGTGCAAAGCATAATTTCACAATAATgctaaggaagaaaacaaacaaacaaacaaacaagaaagcacAAATCCTCTCtgattataaaatgaataaaaatataaactgtcTGCTTTTCCTTGTAACTTCCTATTTAACTTTCCCAGCTATCTAGGAAGACAGGACTGTGTTTCTGGACATTTTAAAGAATGTTCAGTGTTAAGGTTGACTTGATTTGGTTTGGGGATGGACTCTCACTACATAACCTGGTTTAACTTGGAGGTAGCTCTAAGTGACTACGTAgttcaggcaggccttgaacccTAATCTTCGGCTTCAGTCTCCTAAGTGTTAGGATTACGGGCATTTACCACAGTACCCATCttggcctgtttttgtttttttttttttttaaataaagttcaaATTCCCGAAATGCTTTCCTGCAAAGTGTAATACACAACTACTACAAAGCAAGGTTGCCTCCTTGGAACCCTCTGGTTAAACTTATGCCTTCAATTTGCCCAGAGAGTCAGAGGTAAGAGCCTGGTCATTTGATCTTAGCTAATTTAACTGACCATGCTATTCTTATTCCTAGTAAATATCCCATTTAGGAGCTAGCAATTGCTGGGTGGTGtaggtgcaagcctttaatctcagcacttggaggcagaggcaggcagatctctgaggtctGCCTGGTCAACAGAATGaggtccaggacagacagggctacaaagacaaaccctgtcttgaaaaaactgAAGGGGGGGAGTGGAaaacaacaccccccccaaaaaaagcccaCCCTAGTTATTACTTCATAATACTTTTCTATGACACTGTTTTTCTCAATTACAGATGAAAAGCCTTTTGTATTTCTCCCCTGCTAACATATATACTCCTACTGTCTGTACAACTTTGTTGTCAGAAATGCTGCAAACTTCTCGGAAATTTTCATAAAGCGGGAAAATGGGTTAGAGTCCTAAATAATTGTAAAACTAAGCTCTTTGGCTCTCTCTGGATTATTTGTCTTTTGTCCTAGAGTAACTTGAGTTAACTCTATACATACATAACCTGGAGCAAAGAACTAAAGTGTGTGCTACAGGGCAGTGTGGcttactctctctctttttctagagagagaaaatatgtggGGTGAAATGTACAACCCATTTTTCACTAATGCCTCCAATAAGTTGAAATACTTGTATAAAAACTGACGGCGTTGCAGAAGGTTGACCTTTGGTAAAAACCTGGGTTTTCAGACTTGCGTACAGGAGGGATAACATGTCCACCAGTTCCTGCCTCTAAGAGCTAAGGGCTGCACAGCTTCCAATGCCCAGCCTTCTCACTGTTCCTGTTTCTCTGCAGTGAAAAAAACGACAAGTGATCCAGGTTTGATTCACGTTCCTGAGGATGGTGTGCTAGCCTCAGGCTTACTTCCTTTCTCCAATAGACTGCTGTTAGCAGCACCACAAATGCTCGAGGACACAGTTGATTTTAGAACGATAAGCCCACACAGCTGAGAAAGGAACATACATCCAGAGCGACAGAAAAGCACATATTCTTCTAACTTTCCTTTAGGTCCTTTTAGGTTTTAGTATTAACTGTAGGAAGAACAGGACGCAAACAAGAATAGATCCTGCCTTTTAGTTTActcttttaaaaggtttttttttttttctggtcaaatAAATAACTACTTGACTAATTTTTATGTTCCTagcaattttattaatttttaatttaaaaatgtcaaGTACTGGGTTATTTCATAAGCGCTGGTTGACTTATCATACTCCTCTAATTGTAGAGTTGGCAAGATCTGCTATAAACTGTACTTTTCCATTCCGTTTGAGGAAATTAAAACCCCACTCCCCAGGATGTAAGAAAATCAGGCAAGCTGGAGAGTGTTTAGATACTGGGAATCACATCAAGGCTATTCTCTAACTGTGTAAACCAATGGTGTGTCTGGGTAATAACAACAATCTATTGCATTCACTATTAAATCCATCATCTACAGCAAGTAGCCAACACATGCCCTGGTGCATTATGGTACCAAAAGAGGCTTTTACCTTGTGAAGCTGCTACTGAGACAGGGGGCAGCTGCAGTGGAGAGAATCCAATGCTCCCATTAAGGAACTGGCCGTTTGCTCCCGAATTAGGGATCTGGACAATGCCATACTGGTTAATTTGCACTGGTGTAGTAAAAGTCACCACAGAGCCGCCATCCTGAGAGGCCACTGTCTGAACGCCTTCTCTTTTCACTTCAGTGCAGGGTATCAGCCCTGGGAATGACACGGGGGCACTAGCGCTGTAAGAGGTGGTGGCTGCTGAGTTCACAGCTGAACTCTGGAGGACTTTGAATTCCTTCACATCCTGGGAGGTAGAGCCCAGGATGTCTGTCATGGCTATGCCATTGCTCACAATGTTTGAAGACATTTTTGGTGGGTTCAGCGACACAGTCTGTGTGTTCCCCACATTCAGTCCATTAAGGATAACTCCACTGTGTCCCTGAATAAAAGAATTACCATTAAGGAAGACAGGTGAAGTACTCGCTGGTACCAAGCTTCCATTCAACAAAACTCCAGAAGAGCTTAAGGATATCTTAGCATTTCCAATTTGTTGCATATATACTGGCTCCATGTGGCTAGAAAGGCTGAGGTTGGTGACGCCATCAGATGCACCCGAAAGTGGGTGGGGAGACAAATCCTCGTGTCCCTTGCTGGATTCGTCTTCAGTGCTGGGGTTGCCATCTGATTCACTGTTAAGGGGGAGAAGACATTTTGAACGTCAAGGGGATGACAATCTACGTAGCTTATAAAACATCCTCCAAGCCCACTAAAGGCAGTATTTAAGCAAAGCACACCAGATGCCTGCTGGCCCTGCTGAAACCACGAGGTAAATTCTGCCTGGCTGGACAATGAGAACATGAATTCGGatcctaacatttttttttttttcttaaaaatcaatCCAGAGAAAGACAAGAGGGTTGGACAATGTAAAATTCAACCAAAAGAACTTCAgtactgtgttttctttccttcttatggCATTAATGTTAAAAGGACTGCTACCTCTGCCATTGAAACAACTCATTAAATGTTAATGTGTTTTTTCCTGTTTAAGAAAGCCGTCCTCTTTCTAAACCATTTCAGATTAGTGTTATTTTTGAAGGTAGATGGAATTGCCAAAAGGAGCAGGAGGTGTGGTGAGGTGTTCAGTTTTATCTTCCAGTTAGTTGAAAAGAGATAATTTTCTCACCTGCTCCCAAACTTCTACTCCACCAGACAAACAACTCTCATTCAATAAAGTGGCTGCCCTTGTGGGAAAGATACTTGCCACCCAAGGTAGGCGCAGTTGCCTTTGAATCCCAAGGAAGCCATAGGGGCCTATTTAACACACACCATCCGGTGCCCTGGTCAGGTGGGAGGGAAAAGGTGAGCATCACTCAGTGGCCTTGTAACTATCAAACTCCTTCACCGAGTCCTCAGTCCCTCTATGCCGGGATCCTGGACTTAAGGGAAATAACCAAGTTCAGGTCAGGGAAGAATGGTGGCAGTCTTCCTCACTTGGTCTGAGTCTGGGCGGGGCAGGACAGAAGCAGTTCGCAGGCCTGGTGGGACTTGGTCCAGCTGAAGATCCAGTGTGGTCCGATCCCTTTCAAGCTGAGGGGAGGGGATTACCGGGCTTTGGGCTTTGGGGCTGGGAGCGCAGAAAGCGCTTTGATTTACGAGCTGAGCGGTCGCCGCCATTGGTGAGGGTGACTCACCAGGGGTGCGGGTGGGAGGTAGATCCGGAGAGGGGCCTATACCAGGCAACTGGGCTGGGGGTTGAGGGTGTGGAGTTAATGCGGAGGAGGGTGAAGTCAGCAGAGCGTGGCTAAGAGTGTGTGTGGTTGCAGGACAGCCGGCCTGCATGTGGCACCGGCTTCGTACCCAGTGCCTTGGCCTAGCAGATTCCTTCGGTGTGTCTGCACTCCAGGGTAGGTGGGGTCGCCTAACTAGTGCTCCTTCTCTGAGTTGCCCCCTCTCTCACGGCTGATGAGGGGTGCTCCCAAGTCGCTGGGAATGTTTTGTTTATGGTTACCGGGAGCCAGAGTCAGGGCTGCACAGTGCGCCTCTCTCCCTGCCTGGGGTGAACTGTGGGCCTCAGGGCTCCGCCCGGGCGCAGTGGCAAAGCAGCGAGGGCGGGCTGCTGCCGGCTCTGGAATGCGCAGGGTGATCACCTTCACCTAGCCcaggagagctgcctgcctccctgGCTCCTGAGTTCCTTCACAGGGCAGAACATTTGAGCTGCATTTAGATTCTTTTCTCGCCAATCCCCATAGGGAGGGGCCCACCTTTTCTTTACCCACCCTACAagaatacacataaacacacacagacacccaaaAGGCACATACAGCCGAGATTATGACATTAGCGGACACACAAAAGAGGTTGAAAAACTGCATTTTCtacgaaagaaggggggaggagggaagcatTGACTATAAAGTTCAAACCAGAAAGAGTGGGGGTCGGGGCTGAAGGAGGACTTAGTGGCTACCTCCCCCACTTCTTTCCTGCTGTCCACCTTATGCCAGCTGGTCCCTTATCCCCCAATTGTCCCACCAGGAGGGAATCATGCTGCGTTCAGGGGCCCAAGAAACTGCCCTTCAGTCCTGCCACCCCTGTGGCACTGTAACCCGATCCGAAGTTGTTCAGAATCAGGTTTCAAAACACCGCATTGGCAAGCAGCACTGGCACCCTACGCTGCCCTAGCCGCGCTGGGAACCGGGGAGGGCAGGGTGAATGATTAACTCTGTCATATTAAAGCCTCGACGTCCCCAGACCCCATTCGGGCCACCGGTCTCCATTAACGCCCCCTTTTCCTTCCAGGGCGGCCCTGGTGACCTCTAGGGCAGGACCGGGGCTCAGTCGAATTCTGGGTATCCTGGAGCGTTGGCGCACTCCTGGCTCTCAGGGACCCGGCGGAGCCATAGACCCCGGCCGGCGCCGGCAGCCCCTGCGGGCTCGGAGCCGCCGTGAGAACAGCCTCGCCGGCGTGCGCACACCCTCCGTACAGGAACCAAGGAAAGTGGCAACTTCAAAGGCAGCAGGATGGGGGTGGGAAGCCGGGCAGCAGTGACCAGCGAAGTGGGGGCGGAGACTGAGACCTAGGCGGGCGACCAGAAACTTCTGGTGGCAGGAGGGGGAGGGTTAGGAGGGAGGATCCCCCGCCCGTAGCCACCGTCGTCCTCCCCTCTCCCCGTAGGGAAAGCGAggtggggggcggggagaggtGGGCAGCCGGACCAGGCTGGTGGGGAAGGTAAGCGCCATGTTTGCGAGCGcttggagaaaaagaaagctgggaaggggtgggggtggggggaaggaggaggaaagttGGCGCTCACCTTTTGGACTGGGTCTCGGAGGGATTCCGGTCGCGCTGCCGCCGGTTCTTGAACCAGTTGCTGACCTGGGTGAGGGAGAGGCCAGTGATCTTGGCCAGGTGCCGCTTCTCGGCGGGCGAGGGGTAGCGATTCTGCTTGTAGAGCTCCTTGAGAGCGTTGCGCGACTTCTCCTTGAAACAATACACCGTCTCCTCGCCGTCCCAGATGGTGCGGGGCAAGGGGAATTTCCTGCGCAGCCGGTACTTGTCCACGGCGCCCAGGGGCCGGCCGCGCGCTCGCTCGGCCTCGGTGTAGCGCGCCTTGTACCAGAGCTGCTGCAGCAGCGGATGGTTGGCCGACTCGAAGCTATGGCTCTCGAGGATGCTGTACAACTCGGGGTAGATGCCCTGGTGGAAGGCCACGAGCGCTCGCGCCTTCAGCAGGCTCTCGTTGCCACGTAGCAGGTCGCTCTGGGGCAGGGACCACAGGAACCGGGCCAGGCGGTCCAGGTTGCCCCCCTGCTGCAACGCTTCGCACACGCAGGCGACATGGTCCGGGGAGAAGGCCAGCGGGGGCTGCGCAGCCGCTGCGTGCTGGTGCCTGCCCAGAAGTTCCGAGTGGAGTTGTACCTGATCTGCCGCTCCGGCCGCCGCTGCCCCTTCCTCCCGGCTTACCCTGGAGGCAGCCGCGGCGTCCCCCGGCTCCAGGGGGAACGGAGCTGGAGCCGGGGGGCTCAGCCCTGCCGCCGCGCCCCCCGCCACTTCTCGGTGCGCCTCCTGTCCTTCCGAGGCGCTTTCCATCCCATTCTCCTGCTTGATGTCCGCCGCACTTGCAATCTGCCcggtgggggaggaagaggacatttttt
Proteins encoded in this region:
- the LOC110554585 gene encoding homeobox protein SIX4 isoform X2, translated to MIASAADIKQENGMESASEGQEAHREVAGGAAAGLSPPAPAPFPLEPGDAAAASRVSREEGAAAAGAADQVQLHSELLGRHQHAAAAQPPLAFSPDHVACVCEALQQGGNLDRLARFLWSLPQSDLLRGNESLLKARALVAFHQGIYPELYSILESHSFESANHPLLQQLWYKARYTEAERARGRPLGAVDKYRLRRKFPLPRTIWDGEETVYCFKEKSRNALKELYKQNRYPSPAEKRHLAKITGLSLTQVSNWFKNRRQRDRNPSETQSKSESDGNPSTEDESSKGHEDLSPHPLSGASDGVTNLSLSSHMEPVYMQQIGNAKISLSSSGVLLNGSLVPASTSPVFLNGNSFIQGHSGVILNGLNVGNTQTVSLNPPKMSSNIVSNGIAMTDILGSTSQDVKEFKVLQSSAVNSAATTSYSASAPVSFPGLIPCTEVKREGVQTVASQDGGSVVTFTTPVQINQYGIVQIPNSGANGQFLNGSIGFSPLQLPPVSVAASQGNISVNSSTSDGSTFTSESATVQHGKLFLSPLAPSAVVYTVPNSGQTVGAVKQEGLERGLVFSQLMPVNHNAQVNASLSSDNLSGSGLHPLASSLVNVSPAHSFSLTPPTLLNPTELNPDIAESQPMSAPVASKSTVTSVSNTNYATLQNCSLITGQDLLSVPMTQAALGEIVPTAEEQVGHASPAVHQDFVREQRLVLPSVANIKENFLQNSENKATNNLMMLDSKSKYVLDGMVETVCEDLGTDKKELAKLQTVQLDEDMQDL
- the LOC110554585 gene encoding homeobox protein SIX4 isoform X1, whose amino-acid sequence is MSSSSPTGQIASAADIKQENGMESASEGQEAHREVAGGAAAGLSPPAPAPFPLEPGDAAAASRVSREEGAAAAGAADQVQLHSELLGRHQHAAAAQPPLAFSPDHVACVCEALQQGGNLDRLARFLWSLPQSDLLRGNESLLKARALVAFHQGIYPELYSILESHSFESANHPLLQQLWYKARYTEAERARGRPLGAVDKYRLRRKFPLPRTIWDGEETVYCFKEKSRNALKELYKQNRYPSPAEKRHLAKITGLSLTQVSNWFKNRRQRDRNPSETQSKSESDGNPSTEDESSKGHEDLSPHPLSGASDGVTNLSLSSHMEPVYMQQIGNAKISLSSSGVLLNGSLVPASTSPVFLNGNSFIQGHSGVILNGLNVGNTQTVSLNPPKMSSNIVSNGIAMTDILGSTSQDVKEFKVLQSSAVNSAATTSYSASAPVSFPGLIPCTEVKREGVQTVASQDGGSVVTFTTPVQINQYGIVQIPNSGANGQFLNGSIGFSPLQLPPVSVAASQGNISVNSSTSDGSTFTSESATVQHGKLFLSPLAPSAVVYTVPNSGQTVGAVKQEGLERGLVFSQLMPVNHNAQVNASLSSDNLSGSGLHPLASSLVNVSPAHSFSLTPPTLLNPTELNPDIAESQPMSAPVASKSTVTSVSNTNYATLQNCSLITGQDLLSVPMTQAALGEIVPTAEEQVGHASPAVHQDFVREQRLVLPSVANIKENFLQNSENKATNNLMMLDSKSKYVLDGMVETVCEDLGTDKKELAKLQTVQLDEDMQDL